Genomic window (Wenzhouxiangella marina):
TCATTGGCATCGGCCATGGCCGCGAGGAAATCGTCGCAGGTCACGGCCTGGCCATCGTGACGCTCGAAGTACAGATCCAGGCCGCGGCGAAAGCCCTCACGGCCGAGCAGGGTCTGATACATGCGCACGACCTCGGCGCCCTTCTCGTAGACCGTTGCCGTGTAGAAATTGTTGATCTCGATGTAGCGCTCGGGGCGGACCGAATGGGCCATCGGACCGGCATCCTCGGGAAACTGCCGCGCCATCAGGGTGGCCACATCGGCAATTCGCTTCACCGCACGGGAGCGCAGATCGGCGGTGAATTCCTGATCCCGGAAGACCGTCAGACCTTCCTTCAGAGTCAGCTGGAACCAGTCGCGGCAGGTGACCCGGTTGCCGGTCCAGTTGTGGAAGTACTCGTGCCCGATCACCGCCTCGACGGCTTCGTAGTCGGCATCGGTGGCCGTGTCCGGGTCCGCCAGCACGTAGCGGGCGTTGAAGATATTGAGGCTCTTGTTCTCCATCGCGCCCATGTTGAAATCATGGGTGGCGATGATGTGATACACATCGAGATCGTATTCCAGACCCCAGCGCTCTTCGTCCCAGGCCATGGCGCGCTTGAGACTGGCCATGGCGTGATCGAGCCGATGCAGATTGACCGGTTCGGAGTAGACCTTGAGCGCGACCTGGCGGCCGCTTCGGGTCGTGAAGTGGTCTTCGAGAACGGCCAGATCGGCCGCCACCACCGCGAACAGGTAGCTCGGCTTGGGGAAGGGGTCTTCCCAGACGGCATAATGACGACCGTCCTCGAGCTCACCGCTCTCCAGCTGATTGCCATTCGAGAGCAACAACGGATAGCGCGCCCGATCGGCGATCAGACGCACGCGAAAGGTCGCCATCACATCGGGTCGATCGGGGAACCAGGTGATCTTTCTGAAGCCTTCGGCCTCGCACTGGGTCAACAAGGACGAGCCCGCCGCATACAGCCCTTCGAGGGCCGTGTTGCGTTCGGGATGGATCTCGACCTCGGTCGTGATCCGGGCCACGTCGGGGACGCCACCGATCACCATGGACTCACCGTCCATCGTGCGCTGCCGATCGGCCAGTGGCTGGCCGTCGACCAGCACACGGCGGGTCTTCAGCTCCACGCCACTCAGGCGCAGTGGCTCTCGATCAAGGGCCTCGGGATTGCGACGCACGTCCAGATGCGCGAGCACCCGGGTACTTTCCGCCGCCAGCTCAAGCTCCAGATCGACGTGATCGACCAGCCAGGCCGGCGGGCGATAATCGCCCCGAAGAATGGGCCGCCGACCCTGGTCACCACGTGCTGCCATGAAAACTCCTTAGCGCTTGATACAAACAGAGGCCGCGAGCGATCCTCGCTCGCCGCGAGGGCGGCTATTATAAGTGGATGACATCAAGCCAGCTCACACCCGCCGATATTGTCGAAGCCGCTCGGCGGCTCGGAGATCGAGTTCGCAGGACACCGATCATGAGCGACCCCGAGATCGATGATCTGCTGGGGGCGTCGGTGTTTTTCAAGTGCGAGCAGCTCCAGCTCACGGGCTCCTTCAAACTTCGTGGCGCCAGCCATGCCGTCGGCCTGCTCCCCGAGGACTGCCCCGGAGTCGCCACGCATTCCTCCGGCAACCACGGGGCCGCACTGGCTCGGGCCGCATCCGAACGCGGATTCGAAGCGCATGTCGTGATGCCGGAAAATGCCGTTCGCTTCAAGGTCGATGCCGTTCGCAGGAACGGTGGCCAGGTCCACTTCTGCGCGCCCAATCAGGCGGCTCGTGAAGCCGGTCTCGCGGCATGGGTCGAACGAGGCTTCGAAGCTGTGCCGCCCTACGACGACGATCGCATCATCGCCGGCCAGGGCAGCTGCGCGCTGGAGATGCTCGAGCAGGTCGATGGCCTCGATACGCTCCTGGCACCGGTCGGGGGTGGCGGCCTGCTGGCCGGCACCGCGCTGGCGGCGGCCACCCGCGAAAAAGGCATCGAGGTCATCGGCGCCGAGCCCGAAGGTGCTGACGATACGGCTCGCTCCCTGGCCCTGGGCCGGCGGGTCACGAACCACCAGCCCGAGACCATTGCCGACGGGCTGCGCGCGCTCATCGGCGAGCGCAATCTCGGCATCATCGCCGAGCGTGTGACCGAGGTCATCACGGTTCCCGAGACCACGATCGTCGATGCCATGGCGCTGATCGCCGAACGGCTCAAGCAGGTCATCGAACCCTCGGGAGCGGTGTCCGTCGCCGCAATGTTGAAAGACCCGGAGCGCTGGCGGGGACGTCGGATCGGCGTGATCCTGTCCGGCGGCAACCTGGATGCCGAACGACTGGTGGAGGCCTGGCGCAGATGAGGCTCTGGATCCTGCGTCACGCCCGCGCCGAGGACCACAGCCCGACGGGTCGAGACCAGGACCGAGCGCTGAGCGCGCGCGGCCAGCTCGCCTGTCGGCATCTCAATCGCTGGCTCCGCGAGACCGACCTGGAGCTTCCGGCCCGGGTCCGCGTTTCACCATCCCGACGCACGCGTCAGACCGCCGAGCTGGCCCTGGCCGATCTGCCCGTCGGCCGTCTGATCGACGAAAGCCTCTGGCTGGCGCCCTGCTCGGACCTGCTGGACCAGATTCGAACGGCCCGCCCCGATGGCGAGCTGTGGCTGATCGGCCACAATCCCGGCCTGGAGGAACTGATCGCGAGGCTGGGTGCCGAGCTGCCCGTTCCGGGCCTCAAGCCCGGGACTCTGGTCGTCCTGGATCTGCCGGAAAAAGGTCCGGCCAGCATCCTTCAGATCGTGCCACCCAGCGAATCGGTGTAGGCCTTCGCCAGGGCTTCGATACCGGCCTGATCGGCCTCGCTGAATCGATCCGGGACGGGGCTGTCGATATCCAACACGCCGATCAACTGGCCGTCGACCAGCAGAGGCACCACGATCTCCGAGCGGGATGCGGCATCGCAGGCGATATGCCCTTCGAAGGCGTGCACGTCGGCAACCCGTTGGGTCGCGAGCGTTGCCGCCGCCGTCCCGCAGACGCCCTTGCCCATGGGAATCCGCACGCAGGCCGGCTGACCCTGAAAAGGCCCCACGATCAGCTCATCGCCTTCCAGGAAGTAGAAGCCGGCCCAATTCACCCGATCCAGGCCGTGATAGATCAGCGCACTCAGATTGGCCGCATTGGCAACGCGATGCGCCTGGGCCGACAACAGGCCTCGAGCCTGGCTGAGCAAGTCCTCGTAAGAAACCGACATCGACGGGTCTTCCTGATGAAATGAGTACCAAGCAGCCGGAGCACGGCTGCGGCGAACCTGGCATTCTACTAGCCCCACCGTAAGTATTGCCTCATCCAGCTTGTCTTACGGTGGGACTAGTCAGCCAATTCGGACTTCCTGAAGACCAATAGGCGATTGTTGGCCGGCAGCGCCAGATCGGCCACGGCCCGCAGCCCCCGTGCCTCGGCCAAGGCGGCAATCTCGGCGGCATCCCGCACCCCCATGGCCGGGTCACGCGCCCGCAGGTGGCGATCGAATTGCCGGTTGCTTTCGGCCGAATGGACTCCGCGATCCTGGAAAGGGCCATAGAGGATCAACAGGCCCTGTGGAATCAGTAGCTGCGGCACGCGGCTCAGCAAGCGCTCGGTCAGCGGCCAGGCCATGATATGCAGTGTGTTGGCCGTGAATACGGCATCGAAGGGGCCCTCGGGCCAGTCGTCGGACGCCACATCCAGGGCCCGGAGGCCGATCTCCCGCGAGCCGGCCTCGGCCTCGAAACGTGCGGCCAGACCCGCCAGACGCTCGGGAAGATCCGTCGACAGCCAGCGAAGATCCTGCCTTTGACGAGTGAAATGCACCGCGTGCTGCCCCGTCCCGGCGCCGACTTCCAGCACCCTGGCGCCCGTCGGCAGCAGACGATCGAGCGCCTCCAGGATCGGCTGCTTGTTGCGTTCGCAGGCTTCGCTGAACGGCAGGCTCATTGCCGAATCTCGTTCACGAGACGGCGGCGAAGCGCGGAGATCTCTTCCGCCAGCTCGTTGCGCCCGACATGGATCCCGTGGTGTACGCGGCGCTCTGCGGCCACCCAGACCGACTCGATCATGCCGGGCTGTTCGGCCATGATGAAGGTGTCCAGTGCACTGGCCGGATCGAGGCCGGCAAGCAGCGGATGTCCGGAATCCAGCACCACGAAATTCGCTAGTCGACCCACTTCCAGCGCCCCACCATTCTGGTCCAGGGCATGGGCACCATCGCGGGCCGTCCGGGCCCAGAGGCTGGTGCCAAGATGGGTCTGGCCCTCATCGAGCAGGACATTGCGCTGATGGTGAACGAGGCGCTGGCTCCAGTCCAGCTGGCGAAGCTCGGCGGCCGCCGAGGTCACCAGATTGCTGTCCGAACCGATCGCCAGCCGCCCCCCGAGCTGGCGCCAGCGAAGCGCCGGGAAGATGCCATCGCCCAGATCGGCCTCGGTGGTCGGGCAGATGCCCGCCGTGACACCGGCCCTTCGCATGGCCTCCAGTTCGAAGTCCTCGACATGGGTCGCATGGATCAGGCACCAGCGCGCATCGGGTTCGAGGCGATCGAACAGCAGCTCGACGGGGCGTGCGCCCGCATGTTCCAGGCAAGCCCTGACCTCGTCCGGCTGTTCGGCGATGTGCAGATGGACCGGCCCGACCGACCACGCCCGGACCAGTTCCGCCAGTTCGTCCACATCCACTGCACGCAGGGAATGGGGCGCCATGCCGAGACGATGCTGCGACCCGTCCTGCAGGCGGGCCTGCAGGGCATGAAGAAGATCCAGAAACTCGGCCTGGCTCATTCCGAAGGCCTGCTGGCGGGCATCGAGCGGCCGCTTGCCGAAACCGCCATATCGGTACCAGACCGGCAGCAGGGTCAGTCCGCAGCCCGCTCGGCTAGCCGCAGACAACAGGGCCTCTGAAGACGCCAGAGGCGCTTGACCGGCCAGGCGATGGGCATAGTGGAATTCCCCGGTGCAGGTATACCCACCTTCGAGAAGCTCCATGTACAGCCAGCAGGCCACCGTCTCGAGCTGATCCGGGTTCAGGGAGGAGAGCGCCCGATACATCCGCTCCCGCCAGGACCAGAAGCTGCTCCGGTCCTGCTCGCGCCAGCCCGTGAGACCGGCGATCAGGCGCTGGTGCGCATGGGAATGCACATTGCACATGCCCGGGATCACCGGCCCGGACAGGACCTCGGCTTCCCTGCCCGCACCCGGGGACTCCGGGATCGCCTCGATCGATTCGATGCGGTCATCCGTGTCCACCCGAATGCGCTGCGCTGCGCGCCAACCCTCGGGGGTCAACAGCCATGGACAGTCGAAAGCCCTCATGGCCGCGTGGGGCGCCAGCTCATCAGGAAACCGACCAGGGAGGCCAGCCAGTTTCGCAGCGGCTCGGCTCGCGCCGGGTCCCATCGCTCCGGGTCGGATTCGTCCAGATAGCAGCGCTGGGCAATTTCCAGCTGGATCGCATGTCGGCCGCTTGACGGCTGACCATAGTGACGAGTGATGTACCCGCCCTTGAAGCGACCATCGACCACGTGACCGAAGCCGGAGTCTGCAAGCTGGCGGCCCAGCGCCTCACGAAGCGGGGCCGCGCAACTGGCCCCCAGATTCGTTCCGAGATTGAGCTCCGGCAACTCGCCTTCGAACAGGCGCGGCACATGGCTCAGAATCGAGTGCAGATCCAGCAGTACGGCGTGACCGAAACGCGCCTGGGCTCGAGCCAGCTGACTCTCGATGGCCTCGTGATAGGGTCGCCAATAGGCAGCTCTGCGCGCTTCGATCTGTGCCTTGCCCGGTACCTGGCCCTCGAGATAAAGGGGCGCTCCGCTGAAAGTCTCCGTGGGAACCAGCCCCGTGGTCGGCCCCGAGTACAGCGGCTGATCATCGGGCGGGCGATTGAGATCGATCACGTAGCGCGAGCATTCGGCGACGATCAGACCAGCACCGAGATCCTCCAGCCCCTCCGCCAGGCGGTCCACGTGCCAGTCCGTATCGATGCGTGATCTGCCGGCGATTGTCAATCTCGCTTCGATCTCTTCGGGGATGCGCTGCCCCGCGTGCGGCACGCTGATCACCAGCGGGCTTTTCGGCTCGATGATTCGGATCATTCAGGACTCCCTAAACCAAGGAACCCGGCGAGTGCCGGGTTCCGAGGCGTTCTTGTGCTGACCTCGATCAGTTGAAGGTCACGACACAGGTCTGAATGTCATTGGTCAGGATCGCCTCACCGAAGTTCGGGTCCGAACCCGCCTGCGGGCCGCAAGCGCCGCTGAACACCGGCGTGGTGCCTGCCGGGGCACGGACGATCACGGTCGTTCCCGCCGCAAAATCGCTCTGGCAGTTCGGATCACCGATGGTGCTTCCCGCGGTGCAACTGATGCCCGTCGGGATGCTCTCGACCAGGGAGCTCGGCTGGGGATCCGGACGATTGTCCTCGACTCGCACGACCAGAATCTGCGTATCACCACCCTCTTCCGGCGGGCAGCCCACCGGCGGCGGCGAAATGCCCAGCGTCAGCACATCGATACCGATCACCTGGAGCACCCCTTCCGGCGTTCCGCTGGTGGTGGTGAAGGTACAGGTACCGAGACGCGGATACTCTCCGCCGTCCGTGCCGCAACCGGCCATTCCGACCAGCACGCTGGCTGAAGTTTCACCATTGGCGTCGGTCACACCCGGGTTGACGGACAAGCTGAGAATGCCGCCATCGGTTTCACATTCCCCGACCAACTGGGCGCCACTGATCGGCTCACCATCGCCATCCAGCAGAGTCAGATCGATCCGACGGCTGAAGGTAGTGAGGGACGTATCGGTGATCACCGAGGGGTCGACCAGCAGCATGGCGGCACCCGGAGGCACAACACTCACCTCTGCCGTGGCCTCATCGTAGCTGAAGGTAATCGTGGCTTCATCCCCTTCCGGCGGAATGCCACTGATGTTGACCACCGTGTCCACGCATCCGGCGCCCGCCGACCCCGTGGCATTGGCGGTGGTCGTCGTCATCGGCGAACCATCCAAGCTGCCGTTGGCCGCGCCTTCGGTAATCGCTCCAACGATGAAGGCACCCTCGATCGGCGACCGGAGGCCGTCGGTCAGACAGAGTCGAACGACCGTGTCGTTATTGGCCGTGATTGCGCTTGGGCTGGCGGTCAGCAGCAGCGGGGCCACGCCCGGGAAGACAGCAGCCTCGACGTCTGCCACCGTCTTGTTTCCGCCCTCCAGAATTCGCGTACCTTGCGACCACAGCACGATCGGACGGCCGAGCGCATTGATGGGATAGGTCATCTGTACCGAGCCCCGGCCAAAGTCATCAAGGACCACGCTCTGCTCGATGTTCCCGACACGCGACCGACCGATGACCCAGGGGATCACGAAGCCATCGTTCACGATCGAGCCGCTCTGATCGTTCGGATTGAAGGGCTCGGTCACGTTCACCGTATTCTCATCGACCACGCTGCTGACGAAGCGGACCGCTTCATGCTCGCGGTTTCCGGGGACCAGCTTGCCAAACAGCGCCACCGTATCGCCACTCTCGACTGCGTCGTCGACACGAACCGGGTCATCCAGGAAGCCTTCGAAGGGGTCGAAGACACTGAACAGATTGCCACCTTCCTGAGGGTTGCCGTCGACGCCGGAGAAGACGAACAGGCGCGGGAGTCCGGGAAGCATCGGATCATCGATCTTGCCGAAATTGACCACCGTTCCCGGCAGCACAGGGTTACCCACCTGGTCGGTCCCTTGTACCGTCACGGTCAGCGAGTAGGTGCCATCAGGATCTGCCGGAACCAGGGCGCCGGTCAGGTCATCTTCGATCAACTCGAAGGAGGTGCTCACTCCGTTGACCGTCGGGTTGACGCGAATAGCATTCAGAATCGGACTGACCAGTTCGAGCGCGAAGAGACGCCCGTCACCGACCTCGATCGTGGTTTCGGTCTGCAAAGCGTCACTGGTGCCCTGATCGACGTTGTTGTCGGCGCGGTCAACCACCGCCACGATACGATGCGTGCCCACCTCACTGCCTGCATCCAGGGAGATGTTGGCAATACCGTTGACCGTTCGAACTGAAATCTCGCTCCCGCTGACGGAGCCACCGGCACCCGTGCCAACGAGACGGGCTCCGCTTCCTGCCGGCGAATCCAGCGTCAGGCGAATATTGTTCCAGCTCACCCCATCGGCCTCGGGATTCGGCACAGGGTTACCGCCTGAATCACGAACGATGATCTGAAGATTCTTGCTGCTTGCGCCACCGGCACCCTGCGCATAGATCGGTTCAGGATCCACGCTGAAGTCGACCTGGGAGGGCAGGAAGTTTGCAGCCCCGTCTTCGACGTTGACCACGAACTCGGTCGAGAACTGTTCGCCGGTATTTGCATCCACCAGGCTGACCGACACCGTCAAGGGGCCCGGCTGGTCGAAAGAATGGACGAAGATGGTCGAAACACCTGCCGTCATGTCAACCGGACCGCTGCCAAGGAGACTGAAGAACTCGTTGACATCAGTGGTTTCCGGGTCATCGAGGGTCGAAAAGGCGCCGCGGCTGATCGGAGAAATAGCCACGCCGATCTCGCCGTCGGCCGGAGAGCCCGGCTGACCATTGGCGCCCACGTATTGGATGGTGAGCTCATTGATGAAAGGCGAGCCCAGGAAGATCGGTACGCCCTGGGTATTGGTCGGGATGGTGCTGGATCCGCTCACGGTCAATCGATCGTCGTTGCCCACGCCTGGCTCGACATTGATCGTCGCAGCCGCAGTGATCCCCGTGCCACCCGAGGGATTGGCCGCCGACGCCGTCAAGGTCACCGTGCCGGTCTGAGAGCCCGCGGTGAACCAGAACTGGGCCCGACCGCCCGCGGTCGCATTGGTGGCGGAGCTACCGGTAGCCGTCGGTGCGTCAATCGGGGAGACGACACCTCGCGCCACGCTGCTGGACGACAGGGTCACCGTCGTACCGTCGGCCACCGGCTGACCGCTCGCATCACGGAAGATCACGGTGACCTGGGTTGTATAGGGGCTGTCCGGATCCGGAGCAAAATTCTGCGGATTGACAGTCACGGTGCTGGAAGCCACGGTCACGGTCAAGGACGCGGTACCACCGCCGCCGAAGCTGTTGTTGGAACTGCCGCCACCGCAGGCTGCCAGCATCAGCGTGGCCGCGACTACGACAAGATATTGAATCGATTTCATGGTGTACATCCCGATTGGTAGATTTTGATCCGTCATGTTGGCTGTCTCGTGGGCGTCGCTCAGTCGATATCGACGCGATCGTCAAGGATCGACGGGGTCACGAAGATCAGCAGCTCACGCTTCTGTTCATCATTGCCACGGCGCCGGAACAGGTGTCCGAGGACGGGCACATCGCCGAGCACAGGCACTTTGGAGGACGTGAAGTTGCGCTCTTCCTGGAAGATGCCGCCAAGGACCACGGTCTGTCCGTTGTCCACCAGGACTCGCGTCTGGAGTTCCCGGGTATCGATCGACGGCACGGTACCGCCTCGACCGGTCTGGAAGATTTCCCCGACCGTATCCTGCTTGACGCCGAGGTTCAGCTGAACTCGATTGTCCGGCGTGATCAGCGGTGTCACCCGAAGCTCGAGCACTGCCTCCTGGAACTGAACCGACGAGGCCCCTGAACTGGTGGCTTCCTCGTAAGGAATCTCGACACCTTGCTTGATGAAGGCTTCGGCCTGGTTGGCCGTGATGACCCGCGGCGTGGAAACCACTTCACCATTGCCTTCGCTCTCAAGTGCGCTGAGCTCCAGATCCAGCAGGTAATCGGCCGCCAGGATGCTGAAACCGAGCCGTCCAGCGGGGTTCGTGACCGGCAGATTGACGTTCAAGCGATCATTCAATGATGGCGTCACGATTCCGGAGCCAGGCGAGCCGGGCACCGTCACCGGCAGGCTGGAACCCGTTCCCGCCCTCCGATTGATCAGAGCCAGATTGTTCATCTGATCCAGGGCGGTGGAGCTTCCGGACGTTGAGAACACATTGCCTCGGCCATCCTCGAGCGCGGAGGAAACGCCGAAGCGAACACCCAACTCATAGTTGAAGTCATGGCGCGCAATGACGATTCGAGACTCGATCAGCACCTGTCGAACCGGGCGATCCAGTTCCGCGACCAAAGCGCGAATCTCGTCGATGCGCTCGAGCATGTCCGAAATCAAGAGCGTATTCGTCCGCTGGTCCACGGTCACCGAGCCACGTTCGGACAACAGACCCTGCTCCTCCTCGGCCGAGGCGGAGCGAATCAGGTTGGCCAGGTCTTCAGCATTGGCGTAGCTCACCGAGATCATTGCGGTCCGCAGTGGCTCCAGCGTCTGCCGGTCAGCACGCGCCTGAAGAATCTGCTGCTCGCGCTGGGCGATCTCGTTGGTCGGCGCGATCCAGATCACGTTGCCGGAGCGACGCATGTCCAGATTCTTGGTTTCCAGAACGATATCCAGGGCCTGATCCCAGGGGACGTTCGTCAATCGCAGGGTCAGCGAGCCGGTCACCGAATCGGAAACGACGATATTGAGGTTGGACACATCGGCGATCAGCTGCAGCACCGAGCGCACCTGGATGTCCTGGAAGTTCAGGGTGATTCGGCTGCCTTCGTACTCTCGTTCCTCGAAGAACTGCAATTCCTGTTGAGCCTCGGCTTCTTCCACGGGGCGACCGACTTCGATCACCAGGCGGTCACCGGTCTGATAGGCCATGTGCTGGTAAGCACCGTTGACGTCCATCGAAAGACGAACGTTCTGACCCCGCTGCTCCGGCGTGATGAACTGCACCGGAGTCGCGAAGTCGGCAACATCCAGGCGTTGATAGAGGTCATCCGGCAGGCGAGTCCCGAACAGATCGACGCGCAGGCCATTGGCGCGCTCATTGACCGTCATCGTGACTCCGGGGCGATTGAGATCAACCAAGATCCGGCTTTCGCCATTGTCGCCTCTGCGGAAATCGATGCCGGTGACTTCGAAGCCTTCGGCTGCCGCCGACCGCGTGCTGGACGAGGTCGGCACACCCGCTCCGGCACCCAGGACCAGCGCCACCGAATTGCCGGATACTTCGACTTCATAAGGCGTACTGCGCGACAGGTCGACGACCAGTCGCGTCCGGCCGCCGGCGCTCAGCGCCATGTAACTCTGTGCCGGTCCGACCCCGACCGGAACTCGCTCCGCGGCAATCCGGGTCGTCGTGTCGGGCATTTCAAGCACGATCCGCGGCGGCTGTTCGGTCAGGAACACCGTCGGATTGGGCGGCGCTTCATCCGTACTCAACACGAAGCGAACTTCGCCATCACCGGACTCGACGCGCACATCGGTCACTTCCGTTGCCTGTGCTGCCGATGCCGCCCAGAACAGCCCGAATACGAGCATTGCCATCCTGCCGCCGCTGTCCATCACTCTTCTCCCAATCATGGCCTTGAGTCTTTGCATTGTTTTCATGTCCTTGCCGATCCTCGCCTGTCCGCCGTTCATCGGCTGTCCTCCATGGCTACCTGGGATCGACGTTCCGACCAGATGCCCCGAGCGTCCTGGAACAGCTCCACCAGCTCGACCCGATCGGGCATCACCCGAACGATGCGGCCATGGTTCATGCCCAGGTAATTGCCTTCGCGGACGCGATGCACCACCCGGTCATTGTCCCGGATGAGCGCGAAATTGACCCCTTCGATCTCGAGCGTCCCGACCATGTCGAGCGTGTCGAGCGGAAAACCTTCGAGGAACTCCCGGCGCCGATCCGGATCCGGCCGAATGGCGCCTTCTCCGTTCTCGGTGACGGTCGGTTCCTCATCCGGAGTCG
Coding sequences:
- a CDS encoding threonine ammonia-lyase — translated: MTSSQLTPADIVEAARRLGDRVRRTPIMSDPEIDDLLGASVFFKCEQLQLTGSFKLRGASHAVGLLPEDCPGVATHSSGNHGAALARAASERGFEAHVVMPENAVRFKVDAVRRNGGQVHFCAPNQAAREAGLAAWVERGFEAVPPYDDDRIIAGQGSCALEMLEQVDGLDTLLAPVGGGGLLAGTALAAATREKGIEVIGAEPEGADDTARSLALGRRVTNHQPETIADGLRALIGERNLGIIAERVTEVITVPETTIVDAMALIAERLKQVIEPSGAVSVAAMLKDPERWRGRRIGVILSGGNLDAERLVEAWRR
- a CDS encoding SixA phosphatase family protein, whose product is MRLWILRHARAEDHSPTGRDQDRALSARGQLACRHLNRWLRETDLELPARVRVSPSRRTRQTAELALADLPVGRLIDESLWLAPCSDLLDQIRTARPDGELWLIGHNPGLEELIARLGAELPVPGLKPGTLVVLDLPEKGPASILQIVPPSESV
- a CDS encoding GAF domain-containing protein is translated as MSVSYEDLLSQARGLLSAQAHRVANAANLSALIYHGLDRVNWAGFYFLEGDELIVGPFQGQPACVRIPMGKGVCGTAAATLATQRVADVHAFEGHIACDAASRSEIVVPLLVDGQLIGVLDIDSPVPDRFSEADQAGIEALAKAYTDSLGGTI
- a CDS encoding DUF938 domain-containing protein, whose product is MSLPFSEACERNKQPILEALDRLLPTGARVLEVGAGTGQHAVHFTRQRQDLRWLSTDLPERLAGLAARFEAEAGSREIGLRALDVASDDWPEGPFDAVFTANTLHIMAWPLTERLLSRVPQLLIPQGLLILYGPFQDRGVHSAESNRQFDRHLRARDPAMGVRDAAEIAALAEARGLRAVADLALPANNRLLVFRKSELAD
- the hutF gene encoding formimidoylglutamate deiminase; amino-acid sequence: MRAFDCPWLLTPEGWRAAQRIRVDTDDRIESIEAIPESPGAGREAEVLSGPVIPGMCNVHSHAHQRLIAGLTGWREQDRSSFWSWRERMYRALSSLNPDQLETVACWLYMELLEGGYTCTGEFHYAHRLAGQAPLASSEALLSAASRAGCGLTLLPVWYRYGGFGKRPLDARQQAFGMSQAEFLDLLHALQARLQDGSQHRLGMAPHSLRAVDVDELAELVRAWSVGPVHLHIAEQPDEVRACLEHAGARPVELLFDRLEPDARWCLIHATHVEDFELEAMRRAGVTAGICPTTEADLGDGIFPALRWRQLGGRLAIGSDSNLVTSAAAELRQLDWSQRLVHHQRNVLLDEGQTHLGTSLWARTARDGAHALDQNGGALEVGRLANFVVLDSGHPLLAGLDPASALDTFIMAEQPGMIESVWVAAERRVHHGIHVGRNELAEEISALRRRLVNEIRQ
- the hutG gene encoding N-formylglutamate deformylase; protein product: MIRIIEPKSPLVISVPHAGQRIPEEIEARLTIAGRSRIDTDWHVDRLAEGLEDLGAGLIVAECSRYVIDLNRPPDDQPLYSGPTTGLVPTETFSGAPLYLEGQVPGKAQIEARRAAYWRPYHEAIESQLARAQARFGHAVLLDLHSILSHVPRLFEGELPELNLGTNLGASCAAPLREALGRQLADSGFGHVVDGRFKGGYITRHYGQPSSGRHAIQLEIAQRCYLDESDPERWDPARAEPLRNWLASLVGFLMSWRPTRP
- a CDS encoding Ig-like domain-containing protein; protein product: MKSIQYLVVVAATLMLAACGGGSSNNSFGGGGTASLTVTVASSTVTVNPQNFAPDPDSPYTTQVTVIFRDASGQPVADGTTVTLSSSSVARGVVSPIDAPTATGSSATNATAGGRAQFWFTAGSQTGTVTLTASAANPSGGTGITAAATINVEPGVGNDDRLTVSGSSTIPTNTQGVPIFLGSPFINELTIQYVGANGQPGSPADGEIGVAISPISRGAFSTLDDPETTDVNEFFSLLGSGPVDMTAGVSTIFVHSFDQPGPLTVSVSLVDANTGEQFSTEFVVNVEDGAANFLPSQVDFSVDPEPIYAQGAGGASSKNLQIIVRDSGGNPVPNPEADGVSWNNIRLTLDSPAGSGARLVGTGAGGSVSGSEISVRTVNGIANISLDAGSEVGTHRIVAVVDRADNNVDQGTSDALQTETTIEVGDGRLFALELVSPILNAIRVNPTVNGVSTSFELIEDDLTGALVPADPDGTYSLTVTVQGTDQVGNPVLPGTVVNFGKIDDPMLPGLPRLFVFSGVDGNPQEGGNLFSVFDPFEGFLDDPVRVDDAVESGDTVALFGKLVPGNREHEAVRFVSSVVDENTVNVTEPFNPNDQSGSIVNDGFVIPWVIGRSRVGNIEQSVVLDDFGRGSVQMTYPINALGRPIVLWSQGTRILEGGNKTVADVEAAVFPGVAPLLLTASPSAITANNDTVVRLCLTDGLRSPIEGAFIVGAITEGAANGSLDGSPMTTTTANATGSAGAGCVDTVVNISGIPPEGDEATITFSYDEATAEVSVVPPGAAMLLVDPSVITDTSLTTFSRRIDLTLLDGDGEPISGAQLVGECETDGGILSLSVNPGVTDANGETSASVLVGMAGCGTDGGEYPRLGTCTFTTTSGTPEGVLQVIGIDVLTLGISPPPVGCPPEEGGDTQILVVRVEDNRPDPQPSSLVESIPTGISCTAGSTIGDPNCQSDFAAGTTVIVRAPAGTTPVFSGACGPQAGSDPNFGEAILTNDIQTCVVTFN
- the pilQ gene encoding type IV pilus secretin PilQ translates to MLVFGLFWAASAAQATEVTDVRVESGDGEVRFVLSTDEAPPNPTVFLTEQPPRIVLEMPDTTTRIAAERVPVGVGPAQSYMALSAGGRTRLVVDLSRSTPYEVEVSGNSVALVLGAGAGVPTSSSTRSAAAEGFEVTGIDFRRGDNGESRILVDLNRPGVTMTVNERANGLRVDLFGTRLPDDLYQRLDVADFATPVQFITPEQRGQNVRLSMDVNGAYQHMAYQTGDRLVIEVGRPVEEAEAQQELQFFEEREYEGSRITLNFQDIQVRSVLQLIADVSNLNIVVSDSVTGSLTLRLTNVPWDQALDIVLETKNLDMRRSGNVIWIAPTNEIAQREQQILQARADRQTLEPLRTAMISVSYANAEDLANLIRSASAEEEQGLLSERGSVTVDQRTNTLLISDMLERIDEIRALVAELDRPVRQVLIESRIVIARHDFNYELGVRFGVSSALEDGRGNVFSTSGSSTALDQMNNLALINRRAGTGSSLPVTVPGSPGSGIVTPSLNDRLNVNLPVTNPAGRLGFSILAADYLLDLELSALESEGNGEVVSTPRVITANQAEAFIKQGVEIPYEEATSSGASSVQFQEAVLELRVTPLITPDNRVQLNLGVKQDTVGEIFQTGRGGTVPSIDTRELQTRVLVDNGQTVVLGGIFQEERNFTSSKVPVLGDVPVLGHLFRRRGNDEQKRELLIFVTPSILDDRVDID
- a CDS encoding pilus assembly protein PilP — its product is MTTACERGSSDLRVWVQQTLRTPAGEIEPIPPIAPTEVVTYSAYDLRDPFQQRLATPDEEPTVTENGEGAIRPDPDRRREFLEGFPLDTLDMVGTLEIEGVNFALIRDNDRVVHRVREGNYLGMNHGRIVRVMPDRVELVELFQDARGIWSERRSQVAMEDSR